A single region of the Polymorphum gilvum SL003B-26A1 genome encodes:
- a CDS encoding DUF1156 domain-containing protein translates to MATKKEMIAQEVARAVGAGRPVALETVDFSDPNRPKTCLEVDFPILPVNQVAVIEGNAGKPIYQMSKWWARRRSSVFRSMLIAAATKAPEDPSLAAKLVWDNYYANHQKKGAFKHLKVADIFMGGGTTLVEGSRLGMQMSGNDLNPVAWFVVKQELADVDLDEVKRLLADIEAEVKPQIMPFYYCDGPNGEKGTWTHKPTGKVMSEDFDPLSLKPEERKDYSYEGPEIIYTFWAKHGPCQVTGCGHRTPIMTNPVMAIKTLTVKHWQHTCRSCNERFDIEEAEARMAPDVPLYVAPDEPSYSILDPKGRVVCPHCSHTEMVKLGKGKNKKVELSLLVHPEWLAGSPKIDSNGAPFGGSPHDDAVSSERWDRERASKIRLLEVRGALPDEVICPDTGVTFRTDGAAGTVPKRSHFECASCGTVQDLLDSARQFGKAAPLAGYAVQGYAPKSDQSSRPYNGRFFAPFDLRIAKQFDAACSEWADRKNGDLAGFWPRSAIPIGAEIGPHDVEGHHFTHWWTMFNPRQLMVHGLLLKSITTAGSYAWETREYVMAAFQQYLRNQNMFCFWNSGADKMEPHYSRNSFHPKLTAIENSVFGTLGRGNWSSCVEGAVESADWAKHPWELISLEQLARTHPDLSGQCSGKSEKALPFDAVKGGSVLQASSTDLSVYSADMFDLVITDPPFGDLVQYSELSDFFYVWLRIVMRERYPDVFSAEYTPKTLEAVANRYREPEDPNGFYQRLLTACWKEAHRVLKPGGMLAFTFHHSEDAPWVSVLESLFDAGFYLEATYPIRSDETKGDGQFGSQKVEYDIIHVCRKRTEEPKSVSWGRMRREVLADVRQLQGLLENHARAGLPAADLQVIRRGKALEYFSQHYGKVYVDEGRPISVKDALVGINQLIDEDTNKAAEPPPVVAEPITRQFLRIFDGKTELARDQMQKVLRGSGIAPDEFVNRGWAREEKKVFYLNDPLEIARDWQGRHRRRLTADLDQAFVLMGACYDGSGINAADTLKNENFKPHAALKSLLEWMSKRGQTQAMRNAASRALTIYNNWAASHKEQVRQLSFFLED, encoded by the coding sequence ATGGCCACCAAGAAGGAAATGATCGCCCAAGAGGTCGCGCGCGCAGTTGGTGCCGGTAGGCCCGTTGCACTTGAGACAGTCGACTTCAGCGACCCGAACCGACCGAAAACCTGTCTTGAGGTAGATTTCCCGATCCTGCCGGTCAATCAGGTGGCTGTCATCGAAGGCAATGCCGGAAAGCCGATCTACCAGATGTCAAAATGGTGGGCGCGGCGTCGTTCCAGCGTGTTTCGCTCGATGCTGATCGCAGCGGCGACAAAAGCCCCTGAGGACCCTTCACTCGCGGCTAAGCTGGTGTGGGACAACTATTACGCCAACCACCAGAAGAAGGGCGCCTTCAAGCATCTGAAGGTGGCTGACATCTTCATGGGAGGCGGCACCACGCTGGTTGAAGGCTCTCGACTGGGCATGCAGATGTCAGGCAACGACCTCAATCCTGTAGCTTGGTTTGTGGTGAAGCAGGAGCTGGCGGATGTCGATCTGGACGAGGTGAAACGCCTGCTGGCCGATATCGAGGCCGAGGTGAAGCCGCAGATCATGCCGTTCTACTACTGCGATGGCCCGAACGGCGAGAAAGGAACATGGACGCACAAGCCGACCGGGAAGGTTATGAGCGAGGACTTCGACCCGCTCTCCCTCAAGCCCGAGGAGCGGAAGGACTACAGCTACGAAGGGCCGGAGATCATCTACACCTTCTGGGCGAAACATGGACCTTGCCAGGTGACAGGCTGCGGTCACCGCACACCGATCATGACCAACCCCGTCATGGCGATAAAGACGCTGACGGTGAAACATTGGCAGCACACGTGCCGGTCGTGCAATGAGCGTTTCGATATCGAGGAAGCTGAGGCGCGCATGGCGCCGGACGTCCCGCTGTACGTCGCACCTGACGAGCCTTCCTATTCGATACTCGATCCGAAGGGTCGCGTCGTCTGCCCCCATTGCTCCCACACTGAAATGGTGAAGCTCGGCAAAGGCAAAAACAAGAAGGTCGAGCTCTCGCTCCTGGTCCATCCTGAATGGCTGGCTGGCAGCCCAAAGATCGATTCTAACGGCGCTCCATTCGGAGGGTCGCCGCATGATGACGCCGTCTCAAGCGAACGGTGGGATCGCGAAAGAGCCTCTAAGATACGCCTTCTCGAAGTGAGGGGGGCACTCCCTGACGAAGTAATTTGCCCAGATACTGGCGTGACTTTCCGAACGGACGGAGCCGCCGGCACGGTTCCAAAACGCTCACACTTTGAATGCGCTTCGTGCGGCACTGTTCAAGATTTGCTGGATTCTGCTCGACAGTTCGGAAAAGCCGCACCACTGGCCGGGTATGCTGTACAAGGATACGCACCCAAATCTGACCAGAGTTCAAGACCATACAACGGTCGGTTCTTTGCACCATTTGATCTTAGAATTGCGAAGCAGTTTGATGCGGCTTGCAGCGAGTGGGCAGACAGAAAGAACGGAGACCTAGCTGGTTTTTGGCCGCGAAGCGCAATTCCTATTGGCGCTGAAATTGGTCCACATGACGTTGAGGGGCATCACTTCACTCACTGGTGGACAATGTTTAATCCTCGCCAATTGATGGTCCATGGACTACTTCTTAAGTCAATAACGACGGCTGGAAGCTACGCCTGGGAAACGCGCGAGTATGTTATGGCGGCATTCCAGCAATATTTGCGTAACCAGAATATGTTTTGTTTCTGGAATTCTGGGGCTGACAAGATGGAGCCTCATTATTCGCGAAACAGTTTCCACCCAAAACTTACTGCAATTGAGAATAGTGTCTTCGGTACACTCGGCAGGGGAAACTGGTCCTCCTGTGTGGAAGGTGCCGTGGAGTCGGCCGATTGGGCGAAGCATCCTTGGGAGCTTATAAGCCTTGAGCAATTAGCTCGAACACATCCCGATCTATCGGGCCAGTGCTCCGGAAAGAGCGAAAAGGCGCTGCCTTTCGACGCTGTGAAAGGCGGGAGCGTCCTTCAAGCTTCGTCGACAGATTTGAGCGTTTATTCGGCGGATATGTTCGACTTAGTGATTACCGATCCGCCGTTTGGCGATTTGGTCCAGTACTCTGAGCTATCCGATTTTTTCTATGTTTGGCTGCGTATAGTCATGCGAGAACGATACCCAGACGTTTTCTCGGCTGAGTACACCCCAAAAACACTGGAAGCCGTCGCTAACCGCTATCGTGAACCAGAGGATCCAAACGGCTTTTACCAACGACTTCTAACGGCGTGCTGGAAAGAAGCACACCGGGTATTGAAACCCGGCGGCATGCTCGCGTTTACTTTCCATCACAGCGAAGATGCGCCGTGGGTGTCTGTCTTGGAGTCTTTATTCGATGCCGGATTCTATCTGGAGGCGACTTATCCGATTAGATCAGACGAGACCAAAGGCGACGGGCAATTCGGCTCTCAGAAGGTTGAGTACGACATAATCCATGTCTGCCGAAAGCGGACTGAAGAGCCAAAATCCGTCAGCTGGGGTCGAATGCGTCGTGAGGTCTTGGCAGATGTCCGCCAGCTTCAGGGTTTGCTTGAAAACCACGCACGGGCCGGTCTGCCCGCGGCTGACCTTCAAGTCATCCGGCGGGGCAAGGCGCTTGAGTATTTCTCGCAGCATTATGGGAAGGTGTACGTGGACGAAGGTCGTCCGATCTCCGTTAAGGATGCTTTGGTTGGTATCAATCAGCTCATCGACGAAGATACCAACAAGGCAGCCGAGCCCCCACCCGTGGTCGCAGAGCCGATTACCCGCCAGTTCCTACGTATCTTCGACGGCAAGACCGAGCTTGCCAGAGACCAAATGCAGAAGGTCTTGCGCGGTTCGGGTATCGCACCCGACGAATTCGTGAACCGCGGCTGGGCACGCGAGGAAAAGAAGGTCTTCTATCTCAACGACCCGCTGGAAATCGCCCGCGACTGGCAGGGACGGCACCGTCGGCGTCTCACTGCTGATCTTGATCAGGCCTTCGTTCTCATGGGCGCCTGTTATGACGGCAGCGGCATCAATGCGGCAGACACTTTGAAGAACGAAAACTTCAAACCGCACGCCGCGCTGAAGAGCCTTCTCGAATGGATGAGCAAGCGTGGCCAGACGCAGGCGATGCGGAATGCGGCCTCGCGGGCGCTGACCATCTACAACAACTGGGCCGCCAGCCACAAAGAGCAGGTCCGGCAGCTGTCGTTCTTCCTGGAGGATTGA
- a CDS encoding DUF499 domain-containing protein, whose amino-acid sequence MMLGLVLRQEFKGRRLKGTAIELSNDANTGATQVPARDFLEITYPTIDLLKGIEAVGPQQGRPVVVIGERGLGKSHLMAALFHAVSDPTSTGDWLRNWSTTLAEPTIGQIPLRNGMHVIGESLHRQRYKFLWDILFERHPHGTYIKGKWEGMGAGKTDIPSDQLILELLRHTPTMLLLDEFQTWFDGLTNTKQYPWKNWAFNFIQILSEIAKEYPDLLVLVVSVRNGTSDAYQQIHRVNPVQVDFRAGGSPDKIQHDRRRMLLHRLFENRLQIGEAAIEGVLGVHIAEYFRLLGTPTSEQDRKRHDFVECWPFAPHLLQLLEDQVLVATDAQETRDLIRILANLFKSRGEASSVLTAADFRLDDDTSGIGALLDSVANQQHRALRDKALRNLTSVTEAVPDHGAKVPHLQEIVGALWLRSIAVGNLAGAEPAALQVDLTQAKPVDDNAFQVELATVIENSFNIHQDGARLVFKEEENPQAKVMASARNDKLFTDGSDLGQLAKEVRYIIGGTEEVAKTFRVIALPRNWLNDPWTGLEESEQPDRWDDRLPILVLPEEPDRINERLGRWLKDHLQKRRNTVRFLIPRNGTSNAFYDRDLLVLARAEMKAQEWGAQNPEYRKLQSKYQGELRDILKKRFDRFAVLHRWNFGDPTKCEFHVETLREQGAKVPEAIEAALTNDLFVPEDFEQLVLEAAGNNSSVGKLLKELQEPRPAGQDCIPWLGETAMKERIVRLCAKGKIAINLRGMEYLQAQAGEEEESAWRRLRPKLSYTGRQLEEVFLLPPSAVPATGGTNPQPGAGSSGNGGLFGGGMAPTPTPPGDMSGGQTGTGTGGMQPSPEPGGGIFGGGAGSPRMPYAAPATSPLNLIGKLEGWGIGPATPVKSVMIKVDAATGAQLKELLKKLPDGMTFELSLDKEGS is encoded by the coding sequence ATGATGCTCGGACTAGTTCTGCGGCAAGAATTCAAAGGGCGGCGTCTCAAGGGGACGGCTATCGAACTTTCGAATGACGCCAATACAGGCGCCACGCAGGTTCCTGCGCGCGACTTTCTGGAGATCACATACCCGACGATTGACCTGCTAAAGGGGATCGAGGCGGTTGGCCCTCAGCAGGGACGGCCAGTTGTGGTCATCGGTGAGCGCGGCCTTGGTAAGTCGCACTTGATGGCAGCGCTCTTCCACGCTGTCAGCGATCCGACATCGACAGGCGACTGGCTTAGGAACTGGTCAACCACCCTCGCTGAACCCACGATTGGGCAGATTCCTCTGCGGAATGGCATGCACGTGATTGGCGAGAGCTTGCACCGCCAAAGGTACAAGTTTCTTTGGGATATCCTGTTCGAACGTCACCCTCATGGTACTTACATCAAAGGAAAATGGGAAGGGATGGGGGCCGGGAAGACTGATATCCCGTCCGATCAGCTGATCCTTGAATTGCTTCGTCATACGCCGACGATGCTTCTCCTCGATGAATTTCAAACCTGGTTCGACGGCCTTACGAATACCAAGCAGTACCCCTGGAAGAACTGGGCTTTCAATTTCATTCAGATCCTTTCCGAGATCGCCAAGGAGTATCCGGATCTCCTCGTCCTCGTGGTTTCGGTGAGGAACGGAACCAGCGACGCTTACCAGCAAATCCACAGAGTTAACCCGGTTCAGGTCGATTTTCGGGCAGGTGGAAGTCCGGACAAGATACAGCATGATCGCCGCCGAATGCTGCTTCACAGGCTATTTGAAAACCGGCTTCAGATCGGCGAGGCCGCGATTGAGGGCGTTCTTGGCGTTCACATCGCGGAGTACTTCCGCTTGCTTGGCACGCCCACGTCAGAACAAGATCGTAAGCGACACGATTTCGTGGAGTGTTGGCCGTTTGCGCCTCACCTGTTGCAGCTGCTGGAAGATCAGGTTTTGGTCGCCACCGACGCCCAGGAGACGCGTGACCTCATCCGAATTCTGGCCAATCTGTTCAAAAGCCGGGGCGAGGCATCGTCTGTTCTGACGGCAGCCGACTTCCGACTGGACGATGACACATCCGGAATTGGTGCGCTTCTCGACTCGGTTGCCAATCAGCAACATCGCGCGCTGCGTGACAAAGCACTCCGGAATTTGACGTCAGTAACCGAGGCTGTGCCGGATCATGGGGCCAAGGTACCTCACCTTCAGGAGATCGTTGGCGCGCTGTGGCTGCGTTCGATCGCGGTCGGTAACTTGGCGGGTGCAGAGCCTGCGGCCTTGCAGGTCGACCTTACGCAAGCAAAACCGGTCGACGACAATGCTTTCCAGGTCGAGCTGGCGACGGTCATCGAGAACAGCTTCAACATTCACCAGGACGGCGCACGGCTTGTTTTCAAGGAAGAGGAAAACCCTCAAGCCAAAGTCATGGCCTCTGCAAGGAACGACAAGCTCTTCACAGATGGGTCGGACCTAGGACAGCTGGCGAAAGAGGTACGCTACATAATCGGCGGTACCGAGGAGGTAGCCAAGACGTTCCGCGTCATCGCCCTTCCGCGCAACTGGCTGAACGATCCGTGGACGGGGCTGGAAGAGAGTGAACAGCCAGATCGCTGGGACGACAGGCTGCCGATCCTTGTGCTTCCTGAAGAACCGGATCGCATCAATGAACGTTTAGGACGGTGGCTCAAGGACCATCTTCAAAAGCGGCGCAACACGGTTCGGTTCTTGATCCCCCGGAACGGGACATCGAACGCCTTCTACGATCGCGACCTGCTTGTCCTCGCCAGGGCAGAAATGAAGGCGCAAGAGTGGGGGGCGCAAAACCCTGAGTACCGCAAGCTTCAGTCGAAATACCAAGGCGAACTGCGGGACATTCTCAAAAAGCGGTTTGACCGGTTTGCGGTCCTGCACAGGTGGAACTTCGGCGACCCGACGAAATGCGAGTTCCATGTCGAAACGCTCCGTGAACAGGGAGCGAAGGTGCCGGAGGCCATTGAGGCGGCGCTAACGAATGACTTGTTCGTACCAGAGGACTTCGAACAGCTCGTCCTCGAAGCCGCCGGTAACAACAGCTCGGTTGGCAAGCTCCTCAAGGAACTGCAGGAGCCTCGCCCCGCGGGCCAAGATTGCATCCCTTGGCTCGGTGAGACGGCCATGAAGGAGCGGATCGTGCGCCTGTGTGCGAAGGGCAAGATCGCGATCAATCTCCGAGGGATGGAGTACCTCCAGGCTCAGGCCGGTGAAGAGGAGGAGAGTGCTTGGCGACGCCTGAGACCCAAGCTGTCTTACACCGGCCGTCAGCTAGAAGAGGTGTTTCTGCTGCCGCCTTCAGCCGTCCCTGCAACGGGAGGAACCAACCCTCAACCAGGTGCCGGATCATCCGGTAACGGTGGCCTCTTCGGCGGCGGCATGGCACCCACGCCAACACCGCCCGGCGACATGTCGGGTGGGCAGACAGGCACTGGCACAGGCGGAATGCAGCCGTCTCCTGAGCCCGGCGGCGGCATTTTTGGTGGTGGTGCTGGGAGCCCACGCATGCCCTACGCGGCACCGGCGACGTCGCCTCTTAATCTCATCGGTAAGCTTGAAGGCTGGGGGATCGGCCCGGCAACGCCAGTCAAATCCGTCATGATCAAGGTCGATGCGGCAACCGGTGCCCAGCTCAAGGAGCTACTCAAAAAGCTGCCGGACGGCATGACGTTTGAACTGTCGCTCGACAAGGAGGGCAGCTGA
- a CDS encoding WYL domain-containing protein yields the protein MASQHMLGLRWGVEQRLEFVETRLFWEGFVNRSDLIDTFGISVQQASTDLNRYLALAPDNMIYDKSAKSYVRRETYAPKFFKPSADQFLAQLRSLAEGTLQPDHVWSMGTTPVEVATTPARGIDVMVLRDIITAVRAKDALEIEYQSMAKPEPLWRWIEPHAIGFDGFRWHVRAYCANDSMFKDFVISRIIAVGERRSASVCAQDDLDWQQTVTLTIGPHPKLTSGQKRIIELDYGMSRGVAEIQVKRAFLYYTLKRLGLDVDPSTRRPQDQQIVLLSMSPPLDGARTDD from the coding sequence ATGGCCAGTCAGCACATGTTGGGGCTTCGATGGGGTGTCGAGCAGCGGCTTGAGTTCGTTGAGACCCGGCTGTTTTGGGAGGGTTTCGTGAACAGGAGCGATCTGATCGACACTTTTGGGATTTCTGTTCAGCAAGCATCAACCGACCTCAACCGCTATTTGGCGTTGGCGCCGGACAACATGATCTACGACAAGAGTGCGAAATCCTACGTGCGTCGAGAGACATACGCACCCAAGTTCTTCAAACCAAGTGCTGACCAGTTCCTCGCCCAGCTTCGATCTTTGGCCGAAGGAACCCTTCAGCCAGACCATGTGTGGTCCATGGGGACGACACCGGTCGAGGTTGCGACAACTCCGGCACGCGGTATCGACGTTATGGTCTTGCGGGACATCATCACTGCGGTCAGGGCTAAGGACGCTTTGGAGATTGAGTATCAATCCATGGCGAAGCCAGAGCCGCTCTGGCGCTGGATCGAACCTCACGCTATCGGCTTCGACGGTTTTCGATGGCATGTCCGCGCCTATTGCGCCAACGACTCCATGTTCAAGGACTTCGTTATCTCCAGAATTATCGCTGTAGGAGAGAGACGCAGCGCAAGTGTGTGCGCCCAGGACGACTTAGACTGGCAACAGACCGTCACCCTCACAATTGGCCCTCACCCGAAGCTCACATCAGGGCAGAAGCGGATCATTGAGTTGGACTATGGCATGTCTCGCGGCGTGGCAGAAATTCAGGTCAAAAGGGCGTTCCTCTATTACACCCTCAAGCGACTTGGTCTCGATGTCGATCCATCGACACGCCGACCTCAGGACCAACAGATTGTACTACTGAGCATGTCGCCTCCGCTCGATGGCGCACGCACCGATGACTGA
- a CDS encoding nucleoside 2-deoxyribosyltransferase domain-containing protein, with translation MLFGLFGRGDGRPQNLKVITRENTHDETALLRPVIYMGGYRDGTPSAWRSHVIEKLSDYAATLIDPSTTVAPNPRRDLDGHAEFVLWERSAIDGSDAVIMWLPRRMDNQAPRVEIGYITARKKHLIVGAEPELSGLDHLQCFTQTQFFPCLDQTIEATIEYIMNGNHKTR, from the coding sequence ATGCTGTTTGGCCTCTTCGGGCGAGGCGACGGGCGACCTCAAAATCTCAAAGTTATCACACGAGAAAATACGCACGATGAAACCGCTTTATTGCGCCCAGTTATATACATGGGAGGGTATCGCGATGGCACGCCGAGCGCTTGGCGCTCTCATGTCATCGAGAAACTAAGCGACTACGCGGCTACTTTAATCGACCCATCAACAACGGTTGCCCCCAATCCTCGTCGTGATCTTGATGGCCACGCTGAGTTTGTCTTGTGGGAAAGAAGCGCAATTGATGGTTCTGACGCCGTCATTATGTGGCTGCCGAGGAGAATGGATAATCAGGCTCCTCGCGTGGAGATTGGTTATATAACAGCTCGGAAGAAGCACCTGATCGTGGGTGCAGAACCTGAATTATCGGGACTTGATCATCTACAGTGCTTTACCCAGACACAATTTTTCCCATGCCTTGATCAGACAATTGAAGCGACAATCGAATACATCATGAATGGCAATCACAAGACACGCTGA
- a CDS encoding helix-turn-helix domain-containing protein: MVDYRDLATVRQVAAEAPFITEPTLRWWIFHAETNGLKPALLKIGGRVYIDRAEFNKWLECQRMAPKPLKPAA; encoded by the coding sequence ATGGTTGACTACAGGGACCTGGCGACCGTGAGGCAGGTAGCGGCGGAAGCGCCGTTCATCACGGAGCCAACACTGCGCTGGTGGATCTTCCATGCGGAGACGAATGGACTGAAGCCGGCGCTACTAAAGATCGGTGGCCGGGTCTATATCGACCGCGCCGAATTCAACAAGTGGCTGGAGTGCCAGCGCATGGCGCCCAAGCCGTTGAAGCCCGCAGCCTGA
- a CDS encoding tyrosine-type recombinase/integrase encodes MPTIEKRVRSDNGDSYYRVRVRVRGLPEKQKTFKRLTDAKLWAQQTEAAIRRGEVQNVVPAAKGKTLADVIERYKKRVLPHRAESTQRAAVTYLAYWEKALGTYGLTYITAELIEAELEKLAAAGDTRRKSDEGEPAGKPKSRKTIKHYRDTLALLMKHAKAWGWATQNPMEGVTPITNIRDERTRFLSDAERAVLLDACKASDNDQLFNIVVFALSTGARKSEILGLTLADVDLQRGSAIFRDTKNGDTRAAPLARHLRDLLTGQVAKAEALYAALPHAPKTRWLFPRADGVLPIDIRTAWENARDKAGLVDFRFHDLRHSTASYLAMKGASLVEIAEVLGHRTLQMVRRYAHLSESHVKGLVESLGEDMFEDTATAVKGQAEGEELKVVPFSGIRKVPAPL; translated from the coding sequence ATGCCCACCATCGAAAAGCGCGTCCGCAGCGACAACGGCGATAGCTATTATCGCGTCCGCGTGCGGGTGCGCGGTCTCCCTGAGAAGCAGAAGACCTTCAAGCGCCTGACGGACGCGAAGCTGTGGGCGCAACAGACGGAAGCGGCCATCCGGCGCGGCGAAGTCCAGAACGTCGTACCCGCCGCCAAGGGCAAGACGCTCGCTGACGTGATCGAGCGTTACAAGAAGCGCGTATTGCCGCACCGGGCTGAAAGCACCCAGCGGGCGGCGGTGACGTATCTCGCCTATTGGGAGAAGGCGCTCGGCACCTATGGGCTGACCTACATCACGGCGGAATTGATCGAAGCGGAGCTTGAGAAGCTGGCCGCCGCCGGGGACACACGGCGCAAGAGCGATGAAGGCGAACCGGCTGGCAAGCCGAAGAGCCGCAAGACGATCAAGCATTACCGCGACACGCTGGCGCTGCTGATGAAGCACGCCAAGGCGTGGGGCTGGGCGACACAGAACCCAATGGAAGGGGTGACGCCGATCACCAACATTCGGGATGAGCGTACACGGTTCCTGAGTGACGCTGAACGCGCCGTCCTGCTTGACGCCTGCAAGGCGAGCGACAACGATCAGCTGTTCAACATCGTGGTGTTCGCTCTATCGACCGGCGCGCGCAAGAGCGAAATCCTTGGCCTGACGCTGGCCGATGTGGACCTTCAACGGGGCTCGGCGATCTTTCGGGATACGAAGAACGGGGACACACGGGCCGCGCCCCTCGCCCGCCACCTGCGGGACCTACTGACGGGTCAGGTGGCGAAGGCGGAAGCGCTGTACGCCGCCCTGCCCCATGCGCCGAAGACGCGCTGGCTTTTCCCGCGCGCGGACGGCGTGCTTCCCATCGACATCCGCACCGCCTGGGAGAACGCCCGCGACAAGGCCGGGCTGGTGGACTTCCGCTTCCATGATCTGCGGCACTCGACGGCCAGCTATCTGGCCATGAAGGGCGCGAGCCTGGTGGAGATTGCGGAGGTGCTTGGCCACCGCACCCTTCAGATGGTGCGCCGGTACGCGCACCTGTCGGAGAGCCACGTGAAAGGGCTGGTGGAAAGCCTCGGCGAAGACATGTTCGAGGATACGGCGACGGCGGTGAAAGGTCAGGCGGAAGGTGAGGAATTGAAGGTGGTGCCGTTTTCCGGCATAAGGAAGGTTCCTGCTCCTTTATAG
- a CDS encoding helix-turn-helix domain-containing protein, translated as MEKANTEQAAGNGDRSRETVLRSVFDTRALTPKQALSSWYEHIDVMFDVRVNEVGSDGFRAHLDAFMLDDLVLVDARVGGQSYDRSRRRAGRDGIDHYLLQFYRSGSVARRDEKGERTRTRPGDLWVSDLGQPVMSLAEDAEMLNLIVPRRLLSPLLKAPDHHAMRILPGDTPLVALFRDHLQALLQMAPSMTNEDAARVSAPTLQLAAAALNGSAEREDVTEGVEAALGGAICRYVRAHLPGPDMTREHVARHFGVSVRKLDYLFASRDGFASWVREERLARAHEALRDHGQLHLRIEDIANAHGFSHKANLGRAFRAFYGLTPGQVRAMARERLAEAGIAQAESPTHSAWRRWIAAM; from the coding sequence GTGGAGAAGGCGAACACGGAACAGGCAGCCGGAAACGGCGATCGGTCTCGCGAGACTGTCTTGCGTTCGGTGTTCGACACGCGGGCCCTGACTCCGAAACAAGCGCTTTCCTCGTGGTACGAGCATATCGATGTCATGTTCGACGTGCGGGTAAATGAAGTCGGAAGTGACGGCTTCCGTGCGCATCTCGATGCGTTCATGCTGGATGACCTCGTGCTGGTCGACGCCCGGGTCGGCGGGCAGAGCTATGACCGGTCGCGCAGACGCGCCGGCCGCGACGGCATCGACCATTATCTGCTGCAATTCTACCGGAGCGGCAGTGTCGCGAGGCGCGACGAGAAAGGCGAGAGAACCAGGACGCGCCCCGGCGACCTGTGGGTGTCGGATCTGGGACAGCCGGTCATGAGCCTGGCCGAGGATGCCGAGATGCTCAATCTCATCGTGCCCCGCCGCCTGCTTTCGCCCCTGCTCAAGGCGCCCGACCACCATGCCATGCGCATTCTGCCGGGCGACACGCCGCTTGTCGCCCTGTTCCGCGATCATTTGCAGGCGCTTCTTCAGATGGCCCCCTCGATGACGAATGAAGACGCGGCACGCGTGAGCGCGCCGACGCTACAGCTTGCCGCGGCGGCGCTCAACGGCTCGGCGGAACGCGAGGACGTGACGGAAGGCGTTGAGGCCGCGCTGGGCGGCGCCATTTGCCGCTACGTGCGCGCCCACCTGCCCGGTCCGGACATGACACGAGAGCATGTTGCCAGGCATTTCGGCGTTTCTGTCCGCAAGCTCGATTACCTGTTCGCATCCAGGGACGGGTTCGCCTCATGGGTGCGCGAGGAAAGGCTGGCCCGCGCCCATGAAGCCTTGAGAGATCACGGACAGCTGCACCTACGCATAGAGGACATCGCCAACGCGCACGGGTTCAGCCACAAGGCCAATCTCGGGCGCGCGTTTCGGGCGTTCTACGGCCTGACGCCGGGCCAGGTTCGCGCCATGGCCCGCGAGCGGCTTGCCGAGGCCGGCATAGCGCAGGCAGAATCGCCCACGCACAGCGCATGGCGGCGGTGGATCGCGGCCATGTAG